CGGTAGCGGCGTTACCAAGTGGGGACCGATCATGGGTGCCTCGTATAGCGTAGCTGTCTCTCAGTGGGATTTCGGTGAGTACTATAACGCCAATAACAACACCTCTTCGGCGAACTACAGCAACGGCAAGGATGACCTTGATGTTATTACCACCACCAATGGGTTCACCTTCCGTGCCGACGATCATGGCAATGGAATTAGCACGGCAACCTTGTTGAATTCTGGAGGAGAATCGTCGTTCAGTGGGTCCGGTATTATTGAACGGAATACGGACTTGGACGTATTTGCTTTCACAACCACTGGCGGCGTTGGCTCCTTTCAATTTCAATCTCCTTCGTCACGCCCCAACCTGGATATCTGGGCAGGTATCTATGACTCCAACGGTAATTTGGTTGCTCAATCGAACCCAAGCAATAACTTATCGGCATCCTTGAATGACATCTTACTAGAAGCGGGAACTTACTACCTGAAAGTTGATGGTGTCGGTAGCCATGGTGTATACAATCCCATCACCGACAAGGTTGAGGATCCTTCCTCGCCGCCATGGCTGACAAGTAGCCCGGTAGGGTATTCACAGTATGGAAGCCTCGGACAATACGTTTTGACGGGATCTATTGTTGAAGCATCGAACGTTTTGCTTTCCGTCGCCGATGTGAGCGTTCTCGAAGGAAATACCGCGACCATCGTAATTTCTCTTTCCGAACCGACGACGGATGTCATTCAAGTTACCGTTAAGACGCTCTCGGGAACGGCAGATCAAACCGACTTCACTTCGCTGAACCAAGTTATTTCCATTCCGGCGAATTCCACCAGCTATTCTTTTCAGTTACCTACAGTGGAAGATGTCGAAGTAGAATCAGACGAGACCTTTGCCGTGGAACTTAGTAACGCGGTGAATGCTACGATCGACGATGGTTTGGCTATCGTAACCATTCAAAATGATGACGCGGGGCTGCAAATCTTTAGTTTGGCTGCTTCGAAAGATGAGTCAGATAGCGGGACGACAGATTTTACATTCACGATTGCGCGTACAGGAAACACGAGTGGGGCCACTACTTTCAACTACCAGGTTCTAGGAAGTGGTGTTAATCCGGCTTCCGCAAACGACTTCGGAGGAACATTCCCTTCGGGAACACTTAGCTTTGGCCTCGGCGAAACAAGCAAGCTATTAACCATATCAGTTAGTGGCGATTCACAGGTGGAAGCCGATGAACTCTTCAAAGTGCTTCTAAGCAATCCCACGGCAGATACAAGCATCCTTGTGGCGGAAGCAGAAGGGGTGATTCTCAACGATGATGCCGAGCTGCTGCTAGCGCCGACTCTAATTAGCCAATCCGAAGGAAATTCTGGGACAACCATTTATCAATACACGGTTACCCGTCTCGGCGACCCTCGCCAGCTAATCGAACTAAACTACAGCGTTTCCGGATTAGGAGTGTCCCAGGCCAGTGCGGAAGACTTCGCCGCTGGAGTACTACCTTCCGGATCGTTGACGCTTCTTCCTGACCATATGTCAGGCAATATCGACATCTTGGTGGCAAGCGATAGCACGGTAGAAGCGGATGAGGGCTTTTCGCTGAACGTCACTGTGGTAACTGCCGGCATCCCAATCGATAAAACGACGGTCGACGGACAAATTGCAAACGACGACGCCGCAATTGGGTTTGTCGTTCCCGCACAATCCTACGCTGAATCGGACAATGACACGGAAGTGGTTGTCATTCTGCAGCGGAGTGGCGACATGAGTGTTTCGCATAACGTCGACTATGCGTTCAATGGAGGTGACGCCGATGCAGCCGACTTCGGTGGGATAATCCCCAGCGGAACAATCACGTTTGCGCCTGGCGAAGATAGCCAAGTGATCCGAATTACTCTGGCGAGCGATAACAACGTCGAACTGGACGAGTCGTTTGAGTTGAAGCTCAGTGGACCATCTACTGGCGCAACCCTCTCCAATTCTATCTTCACAGGCACCATCTTGAACGATGATACATCGATTGAGATTGTTCCCGTAAACTCGCAAAAACAGGAAGGGGAGGGCAGCTCTACAAGTCTTACCTTTATCGTTAACCGCACAGGAAACTTAACTAGTACTTCCAATATCCGATTTGATGTATTGAGTGATGGAATTGCTGGTGCCACTGCTTCCGATTTTGTCGGAAATGCCCTTCCCTCAGGCCAGTTAACCTTTGCTCCTGGTGAAACTCAGAAACAAATCGACATCAAAGTACAGGACGACTCAGAGGTTGAAGAGGACGAGAGTTTCATCGTTGAACTTTCTGAACCATCTTCCGATGTGACCATCTCAACAGACCAGGCAATAGGTTTAATTATTAACGATGATGCCGCTTTCTCAATTACGCCACTTACGAACGAGGCTGCAGAAGGAGACCAAGGACTAACACCGTTGACCTTCCTCGTTACACGTTCAGGGGCTGTAAGTGCCATCGCCTCCGTTGATTTCGCCGTCAGCATCGAGACCAATGATACCGCAGATGCGGTTGACTTCGGTGGATCTTTGCCGCAAGGCAGCGTGCTCTTTAATGCGAATGAATCACAGCGAACAATAACAATCGATGTTCAGGGTGACGACGAAGTTGAGACAAATGAGACATTTACTATCACCCTTTCTAATCCATCACTAGGGCATGTGATTGAGACAGCAGTTTCCGGCGGCATTATCAACAATGACGACATCGGTGTGCGAATCGAAGCTGTTATCAGTGGTGTGAGCGAAGGTAGCATTTTCGCCTATCGCATCGTTCGAACTGGCGATTCCACGCAAACGACTACCATTCAGTACGCTGCCCAAGGAAGTGGTGCCTCCCCAGTCGATGCGGCAGATTTTGGAGGTACACTACCCAGCGGGCAAGTCGTATTCACACCAGGGCAAACTTCGAAACTAGTTACATTCAGCTCAAGTCAGGATCTGCTTGTCGAAGCAGATGAGACCTTTACCATCTCGATTACAGGTGACGGAAGTTTCGTTATCTCCACAGGCTCACTGACGGGCACTATTTTTAACGACGACACATCGACGCAATTTGCTCCGCTCGATGTAAATGAAGACGGGACAGTTGATGCGTCAACCGATGGCAACCTGATCCTCACAGTAATGTTCGGCCTGCCTGACTCGAACTTGACCCCATTTCGAGGAAGTTCCGTTCTAACCGAGGCACAGATTTCCAATAACGTGGCCGCGTTGATCTCGGACAATACTCTGGATGTGAATGAAAGTGGAAACGTCGACGCCTCAACCGACGGAAATCTGATTCTCGCTGTGTTATTTGGCTTTGCCCCGCAAAACCTAACTCCATTAAGAGGCAATACATCACTCACCAACGAACAGATCTTCGCTAACGTTAATTCCTTGACTATCGTTCCGCAGGCCAGTCTCACCACCCTTGAAGGTGAGTCAATCGGTTATGCCAAGCCCCAGGATGAACTCGACAGTCCCTCGTATGCCATCAGGGAGCCACTGTCTGATAACGCTCTCAACCAGATTTCCGATACAAATCTTCCGGACAAACTACTCACCAACCGATCATTGGTCGAAGAGCTAATTTTCGACGAAGCTATATCGAATTCTGTAATTCAGTTGCTTTTCGGGGATTGGGATAACTTCTCGCAGCGACTCGCTCTTGATGAATCCGAACTTTACGAACTTTCACTAGACCTTCTAGGCCTCGATGACACGGAAACCACTGCGAATTGAGTGTCGTGCAGATCGCGCGATCACAAGATAATTCGGGCCAAATTGGCGGCGATCTGACTTATTGTGGTACCCATTGATCATTGAACCTCTATTTCCTCGCAGAATACATCTGTCTGGCTACGGTTGTGAACGATTATCGCGCTGTATGATTTTGCGTGAATGGAATTCGATATGGGATCTTATTGTTCGCTAGCGTAAAGAACCTCCGCCCGGCCATTACTTTCATCGGAACAGACCTCAGTCTGAATTCTAGATAATTGAGTGCGAGCATTTGCGTGTTGAGTTACACTAACTCTAGCGAAAGCAGAGTTTCGATGATGGGGCTTTATCGGACGGACCAGCATCAACCTCGTAAGAATATGTGAATCGTTTGCGATTGAACGATCTGCGAGCATTTCATACGCTTTCGTTTCCTGCCTAAACCCCACGCTGTTCAATCTCCTTCCTCCCAAGAACCAGGCCTTCCCTATGCGTCTATCATGCATGATGCTGGCATTCTTCTATGGGGCGACCGTCGTTTCGGCCGCGGAACCCTATGAGGCGTTCCTGCAAGCGCACTGCATTCGGTGTCATGGGCCAGAAATGGTCGAGCGTAACTTGCGGATTGATCAGTTGTCACGCGATTTTAAGTCCGGAGTCGATGGGCATCTGTGGGCGGAAATCGTCGAGCGCATCAATGCTGGCGAAATGCCGCCGGAGGATGAACCGCAGCCGAGCGAAAACGAAATTGCCGCCGTTATTGCGCAGCTCGATACCCGCATCCGCGAAGGCCGAGCCGCACGCATGGCCGCTCGGTCGCCGGTGGCCCACTATCGATTAAGCCGACAAGAATATCAGAATACGGTCTACGACCTGCTCGGGGTTCGCTACGATCCCGCCCAACCTGGCGAGCTCAACGCCGATCCGCTCTGGCATGGATTCGAACGCATCGGATCGCAGCTGTCGCTATCACCGTCTCACGTCGAACGCTACTATCGCGCTTCAGAAATTGTTTTAAGCCGAGCGTTTCCAGAGCAGCCAGTCGAGTCGCAGACG
This genomic stretch from Blastopirellula marina harbors:
- a CDS encoding Calx-beta domain-containing protein codes for the protein MAKNKQQRGLHLPRRRFSTGRYPSFNTSRIERLESRWMLSSTPIDLQVSSDDQLVSDSPMMVVNSGPVEPAWLSEMMIQWGSTESIEEAIDSEVACLPAEEVYLRDSEIEPDWLVSSIPTENSVSIEAMFPLSETFKLHSKPDSSFTIYLDFDGHTTVGTTWNTQYGVTTIESPAYDTDGDPSTFSNSELQRIQDVWEIVAEDFAPFDVNVTTEDPGSEALRKSGTGDSQWGARVVITDDTFADCGCGGHAYIGAFEDPLDEPGFVYNTSLLGVAEAASHEVGHMLNLAHDGLTDGTTYYGGHGSGVTKWGPIMGASYSVAVSQWDFGEYYNANNNTSSANYSNGKDDLDVITTTNGFTFRADDHGNGISTATLLNSGGESSFSGSGIIERNTDLDVFAFTTTGGVGSFQFQSPSSRPNLDIWAGIYDSNGNLVAQSNPSNNLSASLNDILLEAGTYYLKVDGVGSHGVYNPITDKVEDPSSPPWLTSSPVGYSQYGSLGQYVLTGSIVEASNVLLSVADVSVLEGNTATIVISLSEPTTDVIQVTVKTLSGTADQTDFTSLNQVISIPANSTSYSFQLPTVEDVEVESDETFAVELSNAVNATIDDGLAIVTIQNDDAGLQIFSLAASKDESDSGTTDFTFTIARTGNTSGATTFNYQVLGSGVNPASANDFGGTFPSGTLSFGLGETSKLLTISVSGDSQVEADELFKVLLSNPTADTSILVAEAEGVILNDDAELLLAPTLISQSEGNSGTTIYQYTVTRLGDPRQLIELNYSVSGLGVSQASAEDFAAGVLPSGSLTLLPDHMSGNIDILVASDSTVEADEGFSLNVTVVTAGIPIDKTTVDGQIANDDAAIGFVVPAQSYAESDNDTEVVVILQRSGDMSVSHNVDYAFNGGDADAADFGGIIPSGTITFAPGEDSQVIRITLASDNNVELDESFELKLSGPSTGATLSNSIFTGTILNDDTSIEIVPVNSQKQEGEGSSTSLTFIVNRTGNLTSTSNIRFDVLSDGIAGATASDFVGNALPSGQLTFAPGETQKQIDIKVQDDSEVEEDESFIVELSEPSSDVTISTDQAIGLIINDDAAFSITPLTNEAAEGDQGLTPLTFLVTRSGAVSAIASVDFAVSIETNDTADAVDFGGSLPQGSVLFNANESQRTITIDVQGDDEVETNETFTITLSNPSLGHVIETAVSGGIINNDDIGVRIEAVISGVSEGSIFAYRIVRTGDSTQTTTIQYAAQGSGASPVDAADFGGTLPSGQVVFTPGQTSKLVTFSSSQDLLVEADETFTISITGDGSFVISTGSLTGTIFNDDTSTQFAPLDVNEDGTVDASTDGNLILTVMFGLPDSNLTPFRGSSVLTEAQISNNVAALISDNTLDVNESGNVDASTDGNLILAVLFGFAPQNLTPLRGNTSLTNEQIFANVNSLTIVPQASLTTLEGESIGYAKPQDELDSPSYAIREPLSDNALNQISDTNLPDKLLTNRSLVEELIFDEAISNSVIQLLFGDWDNFSQRLALDESELYELSLDLLGLDDTETTAN